The Apium graveolens cultivar Ventura chromosome 6, ASM990537v1, whole genome shotgun sequence genome contains a region encoding:
- the LOC141664013 gene encoding uncharacterized protein LOC141664013, whose product MASHQLVPMGQKPKMLKDFLADNSHSGSVSFFEDNLKMAFSNKAFSKFLIKYLPFTSTIKPPSILPRSITRRLSKSRTVHPKVINAKDLTVKVKVKDILRWRSFRDLAEEQCPPLDFSSSPLHCTTVTTTTGSTNTRSSSARSSWCESDFTAEDFPSWCSNSSELLSETVAKSQLLNGFMNKYCDEDKEQNSPVCVLDYVSQEEDESFSYFHQTPRRSQTKINLSANKNITHEEESDEVDEKAMQLLNEVKISLSSSEECLEIDEEFVLLDFFMLQLSSDNKKDNAELLKVAKEWIRGEDDGSLEWEMVRKKEFSIRDMERGVKWNKFDEEEQELGLEIEDHLLNQLVDELLSDFLNL is encoded by the coding sequence ATGGCCTCTCATCAGCTCGTACCAATGGGTCAAAAGCCGAAAATGCTTAAAGATTTTCTTGCAGACAATTCGCATTCGGGAAGTGTTTCATTTTTCGAAGATAACTTAAAGATGGCATTTTCTAACAAGGCATTTTCCAAATTTCTCATTAAATACCTCCCTTTTACCTCAACTATTAAGCCTCCGTCAATTTTACCAAGAAGCATTACAAGGAGGCTTTCCAAATCAAGGACAGTGCATCCGAAAGTTATTAACGCTAAAGATTTGACTGTTAAGGTCAAGGTGAAGGACATTCTACGATGGAGATCGTTCCGAGACTTGGCTGAAGAGCAATGTCCCCCGTTGGATTTCTCATCATCTCCGCTTCATTGTACAACCGTTACTACCACAACAGGATCTACTAATACTAGAAGTAGTAGTGCCAGGTCTAGTTGGTGCGAAAGTGATTTTACTGCCGAAGATTTTCCGTCTTGGTGCAGTAATTCGAGCGAGCTTTTAAGTGAAACTGTGGCTAAAAGTCAATTACTTAATGGTTTCATGAACAAATATTGTGACGAAGATAAAGAACAAAATAGTCCAGTTTGTGTTCTTGATTATGTCTCTCAAGAAGAGGACGAGTCCTTTTCGTATTTTCATCAAACTCCTAGGAGAAGCCAAACTAAAATCAATTTGTCCGCCAACAAAAATATTACTCATGAAGAAGAGAGTGATGAAGTTGACGAAAAGGCAATGCAGCTTCTAAATGAGGTTAAGATAAGTCTATCCAGCTCCGAGGAATGTCTGGAAATCGATGAAGAATTTGTTCTGTTAGATTTCTTCATGCTACAGCTGAGTAGTGACAACAAAAAGGATAATGCTGAGCTATTAAAAGTAGCAAAGGAATGGATAAGAGGAGAAGATGATGGAAGTTTGGAGTGGGAGATGGTAAGAAAAAAAGAGTTCAGTATCAGAGACATGGAGAGAGGTGTTAAATGGAACAAGTTTGATGAAGAAGAGCAAGAATTGGGCCTGGAAATTGAGGATCATTTGTTGAATCAGCTGGTGGATGAGCTTTTATCTGATTTTCTTAATCTTTAA